In Candidatus Electrothrix scaldis, the genomic window ATAAACATCTCTTCTGCAGCAGCATTGTTAGGCAAAACCACCCTCTTCCAAACAATAACGTTCTCTGAACTTCCCTTATCATTCACGTGGTAAAATCTGCTATTATGGTACTTCCGACATTCCGTACGGCACAGACGCATTGTCCGCCCCACGCTTTTCAAGAACCTTAAACTCCGAGATCTTTATCGAAGCATTATCGGATACTTTTTCAAAAGCTGAGTGTAACAAAAGTATTGCTATAGTCGACAATAACACAGCAAAATATAATTCTATTTTTCCATTCATCAATTTCTCTCTCAAAGAGGGGGCACAAAAAGGGCATTAAAACAAAGTGCTATTCTTGACGCAAAACCAACAACACAAGCCCCCAAGATTACCAACTGATTGATTTATCGATCTTATATTACGACTATTTCAACACCCTTAAAAAAACATAAAAACCGTTGGGCATTAAACAAAAAAAATACAATTAAATCAACAAAAATAATTACATAAAAGAAAAATGTCACGCTAGATAAATGCCAAATTTCCTTGCGCCACAAATAGAAAATAGAATTCATAGCATACAAAAAAACTCTCCAGCTTCAAAGACGACAAGCAAGGCGTACTGCAAACACCGAGCACAGACCAAGGGTTGACACTAACATCCCACCCTCCCTAACACCAAGCTCAATCTTGACAAAAAACAGAAACATCCCCCTACACTCTTCCATTTTGTTTAATCTCTGTTGTTTTCTTCGACCATCTATTCATTTTTATCTACCAGGATATATTTTCCACACCTCTACATAAGAACAAAACACGACAAAAACAGTAAAAATGCTCCTTTTTGTAAACAACACGACAATAGCATTTCCCTCCAACGAGGGACGCTTACAGCAAAAACACCCTAACCACAGAGAACAAGAGCAAATAAAAACAAAAATAATTACTGGCACAGCTATTGCTATATTACATACAACAAGCATCTCCATGAAGAGATAGCAAAACGAACACATAAATAATTCGGGCAGACAGGGAATACTTCCCCAGAGCTCATCTTTTTCATAAGGAGCAATTCATGAACGATAAAGACTTTAACCGTCATCCATGTTTCAACGCCAAGGTCAAGGGACAGTACGGCAGGGTTCACCTTCCGGTTGCTCCAAAATGTAATATCCAGTGCAACTTCTGCAATCGTAAATTCGACTGCGTCAACGAATCTCGTCCTGGTGTAACCAGCACCATTTTAACTCCAGAGCAAGCCCTTGAGTACATGGGGAAAGTCCTTGAAAAAGAGCCCCGCATCTCTGTTGCTGGCATCGCCGGTCCTGGTGATCCCTTTGCCAATGCCGAAGAAACCCTGGAGACCATGCGTCTGATTCGCAACAACTTCCCTGATACTATTCTCTGTCTGGCCTCCAATGGTATGAATTTGGCCCCCCATGTAGAAGAATTGGCAGAAATCGGCGTGTCCCATGTCACGGTTACCGTGAACGGGGTTGATCCGGCAGTAACAGAAAATGTCTACTCATGGGTACGGGACGGTAAAGTTCTTTATAGAGGTCGTCAGGGTGCAGAACTTCTGTTGGCCCGCCAGCTTAGCGCCATTGAGAAATTAAAAAAGCACGATATCACTGTTAAAATCAACAGCATCCTGATTCCGGGCGTGAATGATCACCATATCATTGATATCGCCAAGAAGATGAAGGATATGGGCGCAGACCTGTTCAACTGCATGGCTATGCTGCCCAATGCAGATACCGTGTTTGAAAACCTGACAGAGCCTTCCAAAGAAGTTATGAAAGAAACCCGCAATGAGGCGGAAAAATACCTACCCCAGATGCGTCACTGTACCCGTTGTCGCGCTGATGCAGTTGGCCTACTGGACAATGACAGGACTGACGAAATGCGTGGCTGCCTGAGCGCCTGCGCCAGCCTGCCCAAGCATTCAGAGGTTGCACGCCCCTATGTTGCCGTTGCTACCCAGGAAGGTGTTCTGGTCAATCAGCATCTTGGCGAGGCTACCCGCTTTCAGATCTGGGGGAAAAACGAAGAAGAAGGCGGTTACAAACTCATCGAAGAGCGTCAGGCCCCGTCCGCAGGTGGTGGTTCCCAGCGTTGGCTGAACATCAGCAGAATTCTGAGCGACTGTCAGGCTATCCTGGTCAGTGACCTGGGCGATGGCCCCAAAGAAGCTCTGAGTAAACGTGGCCTGAAACCAATAACCATGTCCGGTTTTATTGAAAAAGGACTGGAAGCCATCTACACCGGCAAAGGCCTGTCTTCCCTCCAGGGACGGATGCGAAAATGCTCTTCCAAAGGCGCTTGTCTGGGCACCGGTACCGGATGCGGCTGATAGAACACACTGACGCTCGGTAGAAATAGGGCTACCGAGCTGACCGCAAGGGCAATACATGCGTTGCCCTTGCGGTGCTTGAAGTTTTCCTTTACGGAAAACTTTTTTACACTACTCGCTATGTCTTTTCTTCATAACGAGAGAAACACAGCTTTTTATTTACCATTCGTTATGTCATAATCTCACAACGGATTATCTCACCACTCCCTTACCTACAAAAATGACCAGACAAAAAAATGATCTTTTTTACAAGCGAAGAAATTGAACAGTGGATCAATGAAGATGCGCCCTTAGTTGATCTGACCAGCCATCTGCTGGGACTGAATAACCAGCCCGGTGTCCTCCAGGTCGCAACCCGGCATCCAACCAGAGTCGCCCTAACAGAAGAGGCTGGACGCATCTTTGAAATTCTTGGCTGTAGCGTGCATGATATTTGCCCTTCGGGCGAAGATGTCCCTGCCCAGACCATCCTGCTCAGGGCAGAAGGACCAGCTGCTGCTCTGCATCGAGGCTGGAAGGTCGCCATGAATCTACTGGAATACATGTGTGGGGTAGCTAGCCACACCGCAGAAATGGTCAAAAAGGTGAAAGAGTGCAGTAATATTCCGCTACTGGTGACCCGCAAGCATCAACCGGGGCTGAGAAAACCGCTGATCAAGGCAACCCTGGCTGGCGGAGCGATTCCGCACCGACTGGGTTTATCCGAAACGATCCTGATCTTTGAAAATCATCTCAACCTCCTTGGCGGCCGAGATGCCTTACCAACTTTGCTTGCAAATATGAAGGCAACTGCCTGTGAACAAAAGATCACCGTGGAATGCGATGATCTGAACCAGGCCGTACAGGCGGCAGAGGCTGGCGCTGATGCAGTGCAATTCGACAAGGTTTCTCCCCAGGATCTCAGCATCTGGTGTTCTGAACTCAAAGCCAGCTTTCCGAACCTGATCATTTTAAGCGCAGGTGGGGTTGGGCCACAAAACGTTCAGGACTACGCCCGCACCGAAGTGGACGGCATTGTGCTCAGCTCAGTCTTTCATGCCAAGCCTGCGGATCTGGGCGTAACCATTTCGCTCCGCTAATACCAGGTACGGAAAAGTTACTTTTTCTCTCCCGCAGCCTGACTGACAACCCGACTCACGCCGCACCAATCAAGGTCCTGCATACCAGCAGCCATTGCCCGCTGATAAGTTTCATAAACCGCAAGACCTACAGGCATGGGAACAAGGGATTCACGAGCTAAATCAGCAACAAGGGACATATCCTTATAACCAAGGGACAGCTTAAACAGCGGATCCTCTACATTATCATCAACAATCTGCTTTCCATAGCCCTGAAACAGCGGACAATTATACACCGTTTCAACCATGAGATTATG contains:
- the nifB gene encoding nitrogenase cofactor biosynthesis protein NifB translates to MNDKDFNRHPCFNAKVKGQYGRVHLPVAPKCNIQCNFCNRKFDCVNESRPGVTSTILTPEQALEYMGKVLEKEPRISVAGIAGPGDPFANAEETLETMRLIRNNFPDTILCLASNGMNLAPHVEELAEIGVSHVTVTVNGVDPAVTENVYSWVRDGKVLYRGRQGAELLLARQLSAIEKLKKHDITVKINSILIPGVNDHHIIDIAKKMKDMGADLFNCMAMLPNADTVFENLTEPSKEVMKETRNEAEKYLPQMRHCTRCRADAVGLLDNDRTDEMRGCLSACASLPKHSEVARPYVAVATQEGVLVNQHLGEATRFQIWGKNEEEGGYKLIEERQAPSAGGGSQRWLNISRILSDCQAILVSDLGDGPKEALSKRGLKPITMSGFIEKGLEAIYTGKGLSSLQGRMRKCSSKGACLGTGTGCG
- the modD gene encoding ModD protein, with product MIFFTSEEIEQWINEDAPLVDLTSHLLGLNNQPGVLQVATRHPTRVALTEEAGRIFEILGCSVHDICPSGEDVPAQTILLRAEGPAAALHRGWKVAMNLLEYMCGVASHTAEMVKKVKECSNIPLLVTRKHQPGLRKPLIKATLAGGAIPHRLGLSETILIFENHLNLLGGRDALPTLLANMKATACEQKITVECDDLNQAVQAAEAGADAVQFDKVSPQDLSIWCSELKASFPNLIILSAGGVGPQNVQDYARTEVDGIVLSSVFHAKPADLGVTISLR